A segment of the Lycium barbarum isolate Lr01 chromosome 7, ASM1917538v2, whole genome shotgun sequence genome:
GTTGGGCCCTGGCGGCATCCAGTGATGCTAAAAGCAAATAACTAGGGCTACTACTTTGAAGCATTTGTAGGCTTCTACTGATTCTTTCTCTATCTACAAGATCTCCTTGCATGTGCAGCATTGATGATTGCGTAAGCGCACACAAAACTTTGTGAGTAGACTGTACAGCAAGATCAGCTCCCTGGCTGAGGGATGAGCTAGGCAGATCCGGATGAAATCCTAAATGAGCCCCATGAGCCTCATCGACAATTACAGGGATATTGTAAGAATGACAAATATGGCAAATCTCATCCAAGTTGCTGCATATGCCATGATAGGTAGGGGAGACAACCAAAAGAGCAGCTGCTTTTCGACCCTCCATTTCTAGCTCTTTGATTGCGTCATTCACCTACATAACAAGCAAGCATTTCATGGATACAAGTCGAGTACTCTTTTAAACACTTACATAAATATATCACTAGCTTGCATAATTTACACTTAAAAAATCTTCCCACTTATGCATTCAAGATAATTTAACTCTTGCGGAAAGACAACTTTGAGAATGATGCATTACTTGCCTGTGATGGAGTGATGCCACCAGCAACATCCCACTTGAAATCATATTCAGGGACGATGTACTTTGGGAGTGCACCCGACAATACCATGGAAGATATGGCAGAGAAATGAGAATTCCGCGGGATAATAAGAGTATCTCCAGGTGAACAAGTCGCCATAATGGCTGCCTGAATTCCACATGTACTACCACCAACAAGGAACCATGTTTCCGATGCTCCAAAAAGTGCTGCTGCTTGTTTTTGGGCTTCTAAAATGGGACCTTCTGGTGAAAAGAGATTGTCAAGCTCCGGAAGTTCAGGCAAATCATGAAGAAACGGTTTTGAACCAATGAGATGAGTCAACGATGATGGTGCTGCTTGCCCTCTGTTATGGCCAGGAAAATGAAAACTTGCAGAATTTTCTTCGGCTGAAGCTTTTAAAGCGCTAACAAGTGGAGGAAGCTCATTTTGACTGGCAGCAGCACTTGGATCACAAGAATTTTCTGTCAAGGGAACTCCATTATATCCTATAGAGCTTGTATACTTGTTTTTCCCGAGCAATGTGTCATGCCTGTCCTGCAATATATGTTAGACTGGTATCCACGGTAAACGTTGAGAAGGAAGAAGGAAGAGCATTTGTGACTAATGGTATATAATCAAATGAGCTGTTCACATAGTCATGGCAACATTTCTTTTAACCGAATCTCAATATAGAAATTTCTAATGCATCAAATTGTCTGTAAAGTGAATGTTCGAATGTTTGCTCATGCTCCAAAGAACTAACTTTCTAATACGAAAACCTTAGGGGGGAAAACAGGTCTGATTGAGAATAATGATAGCTATAATGGTTATTTGTAGCCTTCTTCGTTTCAGTGACCTGACACTTTGACATTATTTTTTGTGCAAAACCTGCTTCAGTCACTAAATAAACTGACAAGCTCATTATCAAAAACCATGCAACTATCCCACATCCACATAGTATTTTATTAAAAAGGTAACTAAGCAAATGCATACAGCATAAAGCACCATTATGCATGCACACATAACTTTCTCTCTAATCAAACGCTGCAATGAAATAAAACAAAGTAATGGCTTTCTGGATCCTTGTTGTTCTATTAACCTCGATTTGTTCGCCAACGAAAGTAAACCTCTAGCTAATAAGAACAATGTTACTGTTCATTCTTCAGTATGAAAAATACAGCAATGCAATAGGAAGAACATCGATAACATCTAAGAAAAGTCCTCGAAAGACTTGACTAATTAAATCAATAATCACATAGGAAGACAAACGGCAGTACAGAACATTGATATCTGTTTGTACCTTTACCTAAAGTAAACTGATAAGAATCTTTCCAAAGTAAATGATATGCTTATTTGATGTATTAAATTCCATGTAATCCTATTGACCCGTCAACTGAAATGCAAAATTGAAAATCTTGACCTACATTTACCCAGTAAAAAAAGGCTAACAGAAAGAAATTTCAAAATAGAAAAATAACTTAGTGCCAGAAGCCCTAAGCTATATTATCATTTCTTAGCTCCAACCAAGACTACACATTACCTTTATGATTGAAAATGCCGCAAATTTACAAAAGGTCGACCTAAAATCAATTAATTTGGAAACTAATTTCAAATTCTCCACTAAAATCAGCTACACTTTCCACTTTAATACTAAAGaaatttttccaaattcttaCATTGCTATGCTAATATTGTGCATTCGGGAACAAACCAACAGCACAAAACTAGAACAGGCATGTCGCTCTATTGTTTACCCTTTAGCTCCATTTCTTGGGTTTTCCATACCAGCTACACAGGGGAAATagaacaataacatacccaatgtaatctcACAATGGGGTCTGAGGAAGGTAGAGTGTATGCAAACCTTACCGCTACCTCGTGTAAGCTGTTTCTGATATACCCTCAGCTTAAGTAAAGCATTTCAAAGTAAATCAAAAAAGGAAATACATAAATGAAAGCATTTCAAAGTGAggtgtacgcagaccttgccCCTACCTTTGgtgggggtagagaggctgtttcatatagaccctcggctcaagaaaaacgTTTTACAAAACAGGTTTCAAAAATACAACAGTAAAAGAGCTATGATGAAATATGGGAGAAACAAAAGTATTGACAGCAAAAATAGTGAAGATAACCAAAGTGAAAGAAACAACAGTAGCAATTGAATTGAAGAATAAGATAAGCAAAAATACAAAATCAGGTTAACCGAACCATATATATAGAAAGTAATAAACCTGCAAGTACGAAGGGCAGCAACCATTCTATATAATAAATATATTCTCATTTGTACTAAAAAGTGACTGAATCAATAGAAAAGAATAGAAACTGCAAAAAGAGGAAAAAGGAATTCATGAGAGCATAGGTGACAAACTATTCAGGTGATGAAtactactcccttcgtctcattttatgtaacaatctttcctttttagtccgtgcccaaaaaaaaatgacacctttctatatttagaagcaATTTTACTTTAAACTTCATTAATGAGATAATTTGTAGCCACATAGATATctatggcttattttagaccacaagcttCAAAAGTATTTGTTTcattcttaaactccatgtctaGTCAAGCACCTTCAGATAGTATTACTAAATTCTAATACTATTCGAATTACTACCATAGCTTCCTACAGCATCGGGTATACTCATAAAGTCTAGATAACAAGAACAACTGGAGAATTGTGGACCTGTAAGGTACTAATAGGCTAATAGCTAATGCCCCCACCAAGAGTTCCTAACTACGCTTTGTCATTTACTTATGAAGATTATGAACTGCTTCAGCACTCATAAAGACCTAATTATCAACTGCTCCTCGACATCTATATCAATGATAGTCTACAAAAGAACTAGTAATATCCACAATAAAGCATTCACACAATCATCTTCATACAATAAACCAAAAGTAGCATTCTTGAAGCAAACAAACAAAAACATTACCTTGTTTTTTCCAGAAGTAGTAGTTCCCTCAGTAGACATTTCACTCTCTTGCTTCAAAAATCAACACGAAGATCAACCACAATACTCAAACTCTCCAAATCCCAACTCTTAATACTCGACTCTATTGCAGCACACAACCAATACCTATTCGGACTAAAACGAAGCGCATGAATAATCAAACCAGAATCAAGAGAGTACAATTTCTTCCCTTCAGACAAATCCCACAACAAAATCACTCCATCTTTTCCTCCACTAGCACACAATGAACCACCCGGCGAAACCGCAGCAATATTCATATACCCAGTATGCCCAGCAAAAGTTGACCTCAGCTTACAATTACTAAGGTTTCATATTTTCACAGTATTCATATAGAGGGCAATGTTGAAAAAAGTAGAATTTCCACAGTATTAGCTATATGTCATTTCTTAGCTCCAACCAAGACTACACGTGTAATTAATCCAACCAGGACTACACGTGTAATTAACTTTAAATTTAAAGAGATAGCCAGTTTAGGCCAAAGGTCTAATTACCTTTATGATTGACAATGTAGCAAATTCCCAAAAaggtcaacaacaacaacgacatacccagtttaatctcacaagtggggtctgaggagggtagagtgtatgcaaacCTTACCCCTGCCTCACTTAAGTTGTTTCTGATATACCCTCAGCTTAAGTAAAGCATTTCAAAGTAATTTATAAAAGGAACTACAGAAATGAAAGCATTTCaaagtgaggtctggggagggtgagctatatgcagaccttactcctactcTTGAGAAGGTAGAAAGGTTGTCTCTGATAGACCCTCGGGTCGAGAACGGGTTTGAAAGAAGAGCAAGAGTAAAAAGCaatgatgaaaagttgaaaaCAATGAATAAGGAAAGTACTGACAAAATAGTGTAGAACTGTAGATAGCCAAAGAAAATGAAACAACAGTAGTAATAGAATCAAAGAACAAGATAATGCTAGCATTAAATAATAATACTAGTAAGCAAACACATAGATCTCCAGACTAGAACCCCGCTCTATGATGAAGAAAGGAGAAAACACTCAACTAACCACTAAAAAATTTCCCAGAAAGGCCAACCTATCCAAATTGACACCAGTGAATTTGGAGACCAATTTTCAGATTCTCCATTAAAATCAGCTATAATTTCCACTTTAATACTAAAGAAAATTTCCAAATTCTTCCATTGCTGTGCTATATTATCATACCTAAACTAGAACAGGCATGTCACTATTATTTACCCTTTAGCTCCATTTCTTTGTTTTTCCATATCAGCTACGCAAGGGATATAGATTAGAGAAACACACAATATTCGCCAGTAATAGAAAAAAACAAAGATTCAATTTTCGAAAAAACCACTTGTGAAATGCAAGTTATTAGTCTTCTACAAGGCCTGAAACTCCAGTTCAAAACGGTAACAacaatgaatatggaaatgaaagcaGTAACAACAACGAGATAATGCGATCTGGAAAGCAGTACATAGCatacagaagaaaaaaaaagtaacaacaaCATAGTAGTGCGATAACCAAAGCACAAGAAACACAGTTGATAACATAAATCGATGAACATTCTCGAACAGACCAACAACACAAAACTAGAACAGGCATGTCACTCTATTGTTTACCCTTTAGTTTCATTTCTTGGTTTTTCCATACCAGCTAGACCAGGGATATAGACACATTCAATTTATTCGCCagtaatagaaaaaaaaaagattcaactTGCAAAAACCCCACTTGCAAATCAGTAATCACATAGGAAGACAAACGGCAGAACAGAACATTGATATCTGTTGATCTAATATATTAAATTCTATGTAATCTTATTGATCCATCAACTGAAATGCAAAATTAAAAAAACTACCTATACTTTACTCAATGAAAAAGAAATGCAAACAGAAAGAAACAGCAAAATAGAAAAATAACTAAGTGTCAGAAATTCTAAGCTACATATGTCTTTTTTTTAGCTCCAACCAAGACTACACatgtaatttaactttaaaatttaaaGAAATAACCAATTCAGGTCAAACGTCTAATTACCTCTATGATTGAAAATGCTGCAAATTTCCAAAAAGGTCAACCTAAAACCAATGAATTTTGATACCAGTCCTCAAATTGTCCACTAAAATCAGAATATTTTCCACTTTAATACTAAAGAAAATTTCGCACGTGGAGCATCTAAGTAAAATCTTCCAACTACTCAATTTTACATCAAGAAAGAGAAGTGCTCATTCGTTAAGGAGGAGATAGACTTCTTGGGGCATGTCATAAGACAAATCAAGATGGAAGAGGCCAAGGTGTCAGCCATAAGGGAGTGGTAGGTGCCTACTTTATGCTATATTACCATACCTAGCATTCTGGGACAGCACAAAACTAGAACAGACATTCTTGGTTTTCCCATATCAGCTACACAAGATTCAACTTTGAAAAACCCCACTTGGGAAATGCAAGTTATTAGTCTTCTACAATGCCTGAAACTCCAGTTCAAAGCAGTAACAACGACGAAATACGGAAATGAAAGCAGTTACAACAACGAAATAATGTGATAAGGAAAAGCAGTACATAACATACCgggaaaaagggaaaaaaaagttAACAACAACGAAATAGCGCGATAACCGAAGCACAAGAAACACAGGTGATAACATAAATCGAAGAACATTCTCGAACAGACCAACAACACAAAACTAGAACAGGCATGTCACTCTATTGTTTACCCTTTAGTTTCATTTCTTGGTTTTCCCATACCAGCTAGACAAGGGATATAGAGACATTCAAATTATTCGCCAGTAATAGAAAAAAAGATTCAACTTTCAAAAACCCACTTGTAAATCAGTAATCACATAGCAAGACGAACGGCAGCACATAACATTGATATCTGTTTATCTAATATATTAAATTCTATGTAATCCTATTGATCCATCAACTGAAATGCAAAATTAAAAAAACTACCTATACTTCACTCAACGAAAAAGAAATGCTAATAGAAAGAAACATCAAAATAGAAAAATAACTAAGTGACAGAAATTCTAAGCTACATGTCCAATGAATTTTGATACCAATCCTCAAATTCTCCACTAAAATCAGCCATATTTTCCACtttaatactaaataaaatttcgCACTTGGAGCATCTACGTAAAATCTTCCAACTACTCAATTTTACATCAAGAAAGAGAAGTGCTCGTTCGTTAAGGAGGAGGTAGACTTCTTGGGGCTTGTCATACGCCAAATCAAGATGGACGAGGCCAAGGTGTCTGCCATAAGGGAGCGGAAGGTGCCTACTTTATGCTATATTATCATACCTAGCATTCTGGGACAGCATAAAAGTAGAACAGAAACACAGGTGGCAACAGAAATCGAAGAACATTCTCGAACGGACCAATAGCACAAAACTAGAACAAGCATGTCACTCTATCGTTTATACTTTAGCTCCATTCTTGGTTTTCCATGTCAGCTACACAAGGCAAATCCTACAAGTGGGGTCCGAGGAGAGTAGTGTTTGAAGACCCTCAGCTTAAGTAAAGCATAATTTGAAAAAGGGAATATAGAAATGAAAGCGGTACATAGCATTAGAAGAAAGATCAGTAACAACGAAATAATGCGATAACCAAATCACAACAAACACAGACACAAGGGATATAGAGAAAATTCAAAATATTCTGCcagaaatagaaagaaaaaaatcaaactttGAATAAACCCACTTGGGAAATGCAATGTCTTGGTCTTCTACAAGGCTTGAAACTCCAGTTGTTGATGAAATCTCCAAGAAAACTCTGCCATTAAAAAGCAATAAATAAGTGTCAAAGAACTCAACCAAGTATTTTGTTTTTTTACTTCATCTCAATTATTGTTTCTTATTGCATATTTTGGTATTCACATAAGCAATCAAATTTAGATACAATACCATATTCAGACTTGTAGAAgccattgttggattgttgaacaTAGTGGTTTCGTTCTTATTGGTGCACAGGGGGACAAGTGCCTAAATAGGCCATTTCGGCAAATTCCACTTAACCAATAGCCCTAGTGTATATAAAGTTTCATAAAGTTTAGCCACTTCTGAATTAACTTCTATGTAACATAAGTTACAAAAATCACGTCCAAACTTACAATTTTTGCCCGAAGCTTGGTACTCCTTCAGTCGAAATTTACGtaatatagtttgactaggcacgaaatttaagaaagaaagtaaaacttttgaaatttatgatctaaataaattataaatatttatgtgattataaatcatttcattaagagtaaatAGAAAGTTTCTAACTTTTTTTGGCAGACTAAAAGCAAAGCATATGTTTTTTCCTTTATTTGCTTCGTTTTTCCTTTTTACTTTCTTCTTTCTCCGCCAAATGAGACACATTTTCTTCTGTGTtgagttatttatttatttatttattggatAAAATTTTAACGATTTTTAGTAGGTCATTTAATTCATCAAGTAATTCTcccctttcttttttgtttttctcaGATGATTTCTGAGTCTGAAAGATTCAATATGGCTTAAGATTGTTGTATGTaaaacttttatttatttattgtagaTAAATTAATGTATACAATTTATGTTGGAAATAAATTTAGTGATGGTATATCAATTGTTTTCACAATTTGAAAGTGACAAGAATGATTATGAATAGAGTGATCTTTCTATTAAAATGATTTCAATTATTGTTTATATGTTAGATGTTTTAGCATCGATTTTAAGTAGTTGTGCGCTTATACTTGATTGTTGTGGTGAATGAGCAATAATGGagttagataaaaaaaaaaaaaaaaaaaaaaaaaaaaaaaaaaaaaaaaaaaatcggttcAACTTTTAGAATACATCACTTTTAAAATTATGGATTCAACTTTAACATTTATTATAAAATTTGTGATATTTTATAACTATGTATAAGAGGGAATCAAAGAGTTTTGTAGTCTTCACATTCACCTTTCATCCTATAAAGCTTCTACACGTGGCTTTGGTTTTTTTTCATGTTCTCATTTTTGCCCTCATTTATTTTCAGACAATCCACGAGGCCTTTTATAATTGGTGTTGCTATTACTTTTCCACATATTCTTACTTTTACCATCATTTTTTTCTTATGACATCCCACTTGGGcctttgtaattggtcaatactATAGTGGctttttgtgaatttttttttttgctccttattaaattattttttactcctttatctcaaaatatttgttacatttcgctTCTCAAAGGTCAAATTACATAAACTTTAATAACTATTTTAAGACTCTTTTCACTATATTGATAGAAGAATTGCAATTTGTAGTATTTTCCGTATATTTTTTCGAATATCtacattttaatttaaaaatattaaattaatctaactCAATTTAGCTTTGAAATTAGTCAAATTGCCTTTATATATTATTTGTCCTTGTACGTTCTGGTAAAATAAGGTAACTTTGGAGCCAAATTTTATTTTACAAGTGAAGTgtttctgtcatgacccaactaggggccgtgacgagtacccgatacctgtaccgagcaccccttatctatcattttaccttttcctcttagcaagccatattaacagtgccatatttttttttctcgttactgaacattaacattagcagcgtcattatgaacatagactagtaagcttcgCTATCACTTCATACAGCAGCATTAAGATGtcaaaataccacatatctagctgtacataactgactgtacatatctgtctacgagcctctagacatagtacacttatacatagaaagggtcgggtactgccgtgcccgaaaatacatatacaaaatggtaccgcggaagtgaggctccggaacaactggagcgctgtcaagtgcagctagtagagctcctaaggatcaggtcCACCTgtatgctgacctgcgcggcatgaaacgcagcgtccacaagaagggacgtcagtacgaatagtgtacctagtatgtaaggcatggaagataatacaaatagaAACATAGAGCATAATTAACAATATCATAAGGTCGTAGGACATATGATGAGGCTAGAAAGTAACCAGTGCATAGGAACGCCCCTGTCaggccggataccgtgcatgcttgtcttttcctttttaaaacgtttcttattcataggcatagaaaataggatttatatcatgtcatattttatcatattatgtgctgctctatcatagcgtgtcgtatcacgtcatgtcgtagcatctcatatcatagtatatcttggcatagcgtatcatgtcatagcattgcccctttttcagaacacggtgtcccttattctcgtatacagaaaacagtacaattcagtattacagacgccgaatacatcggctctcccaacccccctccccaacggtgtcccaacacatcatatcatatatatcatacatcatatatatacagacgccgcgtacggctctcccatatcccgcgtccgggcatcccgcgtccaggatgaaatccagctgaatcaggtggtgatataacagtggcccttcccctttccccatatacatatacgtgtacatttacttctctattatacatatacatgtcttatatacaaatacttgtcctatatacatatacatgtccatacacatatccctgtatcatataaccagcatgcacgggagtccaaagaaagttacgtctatcggagtgacataaagtcggtaacctccgattacattatagaatactcgtgatcgctttgtctcaccttgaaggaacgagtattttaaggtgagactatcaacggagaataatattaaagtaaacgtagaatgaaatcgtgggcgtcatagatgacagttcatagactttgaaatctttagaaaataaagtcatagctaggaaatataaataggattcaaaaattagtttatcatcttcatgtttacataagatacttagcttagtcatcttagtcatagagtcgttccggtagtacgtatcataggcatatcctcttatctaacatcattgttatcattatcgtcatggaagtgccctcgttagaggagtcatagtacttatcattgggtaacgaaatcgggatcaaaggttccctttggattcacttcaagtaagtcaagcaagactgtaaggaaaatctgagagtaacgggcccacctcgggccggatggggtggcgtatatgatttacatatgttacgtgtcatgtcattacttgtgagggttctagggtaatcgggtcccacttatgcaagttctaagggtttaagaggtctttccatcatttgcacactttctagttcaattctattgaacaaaaagtgaaaaactttaggtgcagattccggggactagggttgtccccgaggctcgtacccgacttattacacctaagacatgccatagaaagaagggtgaagccttacatacctctttccgctccttttgctactccaaattcacgttgcaatctcgtcaaaatctgcaatttggtcatgtttaccaaaactcttattaggatacttagagttagaatcttaaggaaacacttggctaccgaaatttcggcagcatttcctctgtaaatacaccatcctcgacattcaacatagccaaatcctcatcaatcacaatccgggaattcaaacccggccaaactatcaatataaattcaacaaccacactagcgattcacatatttgattcaagatacatgatatcgatttactactttcttcaaaaccttcggactccaatgaacacaataacaatcttataacatattccaacaacaccattctaatatcattacatttcatacatgcaagaacatagcattcaattcacataaccttcCAAAACAAGATTCCAATTACTACTGTTCCACTATGCTCATTAGGCTTCCATTTGTAATATAAtctccacaac
Coding sequences within it:
- the LOC132603326 gene encoding uncharacterized protein LOC132603326 isoform X1, which encodes MFNNPTMASTSLNMSFLGDFINNWSFKPCRRPRHCISQQESEMSTEGTTTSGKNKDRHDTLLGKNKYTSSIGYNGVPLTENSCDPSAAASQNELPPLVSALKASAEENSASFHFPGHNRGQAAPSSLTHLIGSKPFLHDLPELPELDNLFSPEGPILEAQKQAAALFGASETWFLVGGSTCGIQAAIMATCSPGDTLIIPRNSHFSAISSMVLSGALPKYIVPEYDFKWDVAGGITPSQVNDAIKELEMEGRKAAALLVVSPTYHGICSNLDEICHICHSYNIPVIVDEAHGAHLGFHPDLPSSSLSQGADLAVQSTHKVLCALTQSSMLHMQGDLVDRERISRSLQMLQSSSPSYLLLASLDAARAQLSENKEAIFDKAIHLALEARSLISKIPGISVLDFPIFSTFFHIDPLRFTVGVWQLGLSGFEADDILCNDFGVVCELVGTKSFTLAFNLGTQRDHVLRLVAGLKHLSETFHFYQPVKDEGENVNRFVCLDDVRMSMSPREAFFATKRKVNVRDSLGEICGELVCPYPPGIPVLIPGEVITKEALNYLLEIRSKGAIITGAADCSLSSVIVCVT
- the LOC132603326 gene encoding uncharacterized protein LOC132603326 isoform X3, translating into MFNNPTMASTSLNMSFLGDFINNWSFKPCRRPRHCISQVGLFKDRHDTLLGKNKYTSSIGYNGVPLTENSCDPSAAASQNELPPLVSALKASAEENSASFHFPGHNRGQAAPSSLTHLIGSKPFLHDLPELPELDNLFSPEGPILEAQKQAAALFGASETWFLVGGSTCGIQAAIMATCSPGDTLIIPRNSHFSAISSMVLSGALPKYIVPEYDFKWDVAGGITPSQVNDAIKELEMEGRKAAALLVVSPTYHGICSNLDEICHICHSYNIPVIVDEAHGAHLGFHPDLPSSSLSQGADLAVQSTHKVLCALTQSSMLHMQGDLVDRERISRSLQMLQSSSPSYLLLASLDAARAQLSENKEAIFDKAIHLALEARSLISKIPGISVLDFPIFSTFFHIDPLRFTVGVWQLGLSGFEADDILCNDFGVVCELVGTKSFTLAFNLGTQRDHVLRLVAGLKHLSETFHFYQPVKDEGENVNRFVCLDDVRMSMSPREAFFATKRKVNVRDSLGEICGELVCPYPPGIPVLIPGEVITKEALNYLLEIRSKGAIITGAADCSLSSVIVCVT
- the LOC132603326 gene encoding uncharacterized protein LOC132603326 isoform X4 translates to MFNNPTMASTSLNMSFLGDFINNWSFKPCRRPRHCISQDRHDTLLGKNKYTSSIGYNGVPLTENSCDPSAAASQNELPPLVSALKASAEENSASFHFPGHNRGQAAPSSLTHLIGSKPFLHDLPELPELDNLFSPEGPILEAQKQAAALFGASETWFLVGGSTCGIQAAIMATCSPGDTLIIPRNSHFSAISSMVLSGALPKYIVPEYDFKWDVAGGITPSQVNDAIKELEMEGRKAAALLVVSPTYHGICSNLDEICHICHSYNIPVIVDEAHGAHLGFHPDLPSSSLSQGADLAVQSTHKVLCALTQSSMLHMQGDLVDRERISRSLQMLQSSSPSYLLLASLDAARAQLSENKEAIFDKAIHLALEARSLISKIPGISVLDFPIFSTFFHIDPLRFTVGVWQLGLSGFEADDILCNDFGVVCELVGTKSFTLAFNLGTQRDHVLRLVAGLKHLSETFHFYQPVKDEGENVNRFVCLDDVRMSMSPREAFFATKRKVNVRDSLGEICGELVCPYPPGIPVLIPGEVITKEALNYLLEIRSKGAIITGAADCSLSSVIVCVT
- the LOC132603326 gene encoding uncharacterized protein LOC132603326 isoform X2 — protein: MFNNPTMASTSLNMSFLGDFINNWSFKPCRRPRHCISQRVKCLLRELLLLEKTRHDTLLGKNKYTSSIGYNGVPLTENSCDPSAAASQNELPPLVSALKASAEENSASFHFPGHNRGQAAPSSLTHLIGSKPFLHDLPELPELDNLFSPEGPILEAQKQAAALFGASETWFLVGGSTCGIQAAIMATCSPGDTLIIPRNSHFSAISSMVLSGALPKYIVPEYDFKWDVAGGITPSQVNDAIKELEMEGRKAAALLVVSPTYHGICSNLDEICHICHSYNIPVIVDEAHGAHLGFHPDLPSSSLSQGADLAVQSTHKVLCALTQSSMLHMQGDLVDRERISRSLQMLQSSSPSYLLLASLDAARAQLSENKEAIFDKAIHLALEARSLISKIPGISVLDFPIFSTFFHIDPLRFTVGVWQLGLSGFEADDILCNDFGVVCELVGTKSFTLAFNLGTQRDHVLRLVAGLKHLSETFHFYQPVKDEGENVNRFVCLDDVRMSMSPREAFFATKRKVNVRDSLGEICGELVCPYPPGIPVLIPGEVITKEALNYLLEIRSKGAIITGAADCSLSSVIVCVT
- the LOC132603326 gene encoding uncharacterized protein LOC132603326 isoform X5; this translates as MSTEGTTTSGKNKDRHDTLLGKNKYTSSIGYNGVPLTENSCDPSAAASQNELPPLVSALKASAEENSASFHFPGHNRGQAAPSSLTHLIGSKPFLHDLPELPELDNLFSPEGPILEAQKQAAALFGASETWFLVGGSTCGIQAAIMATCSPGDTLIIPRNSHFSAISSMVLSGALPKYIVPEYDFKWDVAGGITPSQVNDAIKELEMEGRKAAALLVVSPTYHGICSNLDEICHICHSYNIPVIVDEAHGAHLGFHPDLPSSSLSQGADLAVQSTHKVLCALTQSSMLHMQGDLVDRERISRSLQMLQSSSPSYLLLASLDAARAQLSENKEAIFDKAIHLALEARSLISKIPGISVLDFPIFSTFFHIDPLRFTVGVWQLGLSGFEADDILCNDFGVVCELVGTKSFTLAFNLGTQRDHVLRLVAGLKHLSETFHFYQPVKDEGENVNRFVCLDDVRMSMSPREAFFATKRKVNVRDSLGEICGELVCPYPPGIPVLIPGEVITKEALNYLLEIRSKGAIITGAADCSLSSVIVCVT